The Candidatus Kryptonium sp. genome contains a region encoding:
- a CDS encoding PAS domain S-box protein, with protein sequence MQQSNQSNQNFIDFVRSYSIKARLIASIALAITFITLNFIFNLSLPIHVFIASALFESLINQPYRFWQRILKSADRVLFVTNIVDIIVISIVVYYVGGTSFIYIGFLYLIVIVFNGLFGGPTRTVVLSALSSISVIVLTLLEKYGIYHPTIFTLQISDVERFTLMASYIVIFFIFAILTNIPSARLMEEVRKRTKTEQKLAKQLSATETLYNLANIAIRSESIEEVYQQALNGILKILNINKASILLIDPDGVMRFKAWAGLSENYRKAVEGHSPWKPSDPNPQPILINDVEKDKTIPDDLKKTILNEGIKALGFIPLVFRGKLIGKFMIYYEEPHEFTQEEINIILATSYQLSFAIGKKLIEIELTKWHDKFEKIILAMKEVVYEWDLKNDITTWEGDVEAIFGLKKEDFEKEKFSWKAFIHPDDIDIVISKVSKALETNLSTFETEYRIRKKDGSIIHCLDYAYIIRDDTGEAHKTLGIIIDITSLKEIEKKLLQREKVLKTINYSAGILLKAIDWRTEISSLIEEIGKAMGVSSVYIFQNQDKNGELLTNLISSWYAKPTEKHVESEQLQNISYRLTGFDRWIDILGRKDTICGLIRNFPFREQLFLSFLGVRSILVSPIFVGDKWWGFISLNDCQNEREWEGAEVDAIKTFTDILGLAIQRSENEKALRESEQRYRKLFEDSKDPIYISTPEGKLVDVNPAFVELFGYSSKEEILKVDIATELYENPEDRKKTLEAVESQGFIKDYELHLKTKDGRKLIVYDTSIPIYDEKGNVIAYQGILRDVTKVKALEQQLLQSQKMESLGRLTAGVAHDINNALTVILGNAQLARRLLTQDIEKAKEKLNEIEQTIRKTGEFTRKLLIFSREQPAVMKIIDLNSLINDFTKVMLKALRENVKIELILAPKLPNIKADPTLINQVLLNLIINAQEAILGAGKIIIETYTRYIDQEHSDFHLEAKPGDYVVLSVTDDGVGIEKDILPKIFEPFFTTKPHGTGLGLSIVYGIVKQHGGFVNVYSEVGQGTTFKVYLPAVYEEEKEVEKEEQKIEIKGGTETILVAEDEERLRITITDILQNLGYKVYSASNGLEAVEIFKEKSNEIELVILDIVMPILNGYDAMREMVKIKSNIKVIFTTGYSINGLNLSLEGFDIIQKPYSYEIIALKVREVLDRK encoded by the coding sequence ATGCAACAATCTAACCAATCAAATCAGAATTTTATTGATTTTGTCCGCAGTTACTCAATTAAGGCAAGATTAATTGCATCAATTGCTCTCGCTATCACTTTTATAACTTTAAATTTCATTTTTAATCTTTCACTACCAATTCATGTCTTCATAGCTTCTGCGTTATTTGAATCGCTTATAAATCAACCGTATCGTTTTTGGCAAAGAATCTTAAAAAGCGCCGATAGGGTTTTGTTTGTAACCAACATAGTTGATATAATCGTTATAAGCATCGTTGTTTACTATGTAGGTGGGACTTCGTTTATCTACATAGGTTTTCTTTATCTTATTGTAATAGTTTTTAATGGGCTTTTCGGAGGTCCAACAAGAACAGTTGTTCTTTCGGCATTAAGTTCAATATCTGTTATAGTTCTTACATTACTTGAAAAATACGGCATTTATCATCCCACAATTTTCACTCTCCAAATCTCTGATGTTGAAAGATTTACCTTGATGGCTTCCTATATAGTTATCTTTTTTATTTTTGCAATATTGACAAATATACCATCAGCAAGGTTAATGGAGGAAGTCCGAAAGCGAACGAAAACAGAGCAAAAGCTTGCGAAACAGCTTAGCGCCACAGAAACACTTTACAATCTCGCAAATATAGCCATCCGCTCTGAATCAATAGAAGAAGTTTATCAACAAGCATTGAACGGGATTCTAAAAATCTTGAATATAAATAAAGCATCAATCTTGCTTATTGATCCAGATGGAGTGATGAGATTTAAAGCATGGGCTGGGCTTTCAGAAAATTATAGAAAGGCTGTTGAAGGGCATTCGCCTTGGAAACCTAGTGACCCAAATCCACAACCGATTTTGATAAATGATGTTGAAAAAGATAAAACTATCCCTGACGATTTGAAGAAGACAATTTTAAATGAAGGAATTAAAGCACTTGGTTTTATACCCCTTGTTTTCAGAGGAAAACTTATCGGTAAGTTCATGATTTATTATGAGGAGCCTCACGAATTTACCCAGGAAGAAATAAATATAATCCTTGCAACCTCTTATCAGCTTTCCTTTGCGATCGGCAAAAAATTAATTGAAATTGAGCTAACTAAATGGCACGACAAATTTGAAAAAATAATCCTTGCGATGAAAGAAGTTGTCTATGAATGGGATCTTAAAAACGATATAACAACTTGGGAAGGTGATGTTGAGGCAATCTTCGGACTAAAGAAAGAGGATTTTGAAAAAGAAAAATTTAGCTGGAAGGCTTTTATTCACCCTGATGACATTGATATTGTAATATCAAAGGTTAGCAAAGCATTAGAAACTAACCTTTCAACATTTGAAACCGAATACAGAATTAGAAAAAAAGATGGAAGCATAATCCATTGTCTTGATTACGCATACATAATTCGTGATGATACTGGAGAAGCACACAAAACTTTAGGAATAATAATTGACATAACTTCACTAAAAGAAATTGAGAAAAAACTTCTGCAAAGAGAGAAAGTTTTGAAAACAATAAATTATTCTGCCGGAATATTGCTCAAAGCAATTGATTGGAGAACCGAAATATCTTCACTTATTGAAGAGATTGGGAAAGCAATGGGGGTAAGCTCCGTTTACATTTTTCAGAACCAAGATAAAAACGGTGAACTTTTGACAAATTTAATTTCAAGTTGGTACGCTAAGCCCACGGAGAAACATGTAGAGAGTGAACAGCTACAAAATATCTCTTACAGACTAACTGGTTTTGACAGATGGATTGATATCCTCGGGAGAAAAGACACAATATGTGGTTTAATTAGGAATTTCCCATTTAGAGAACAATTGTTTTTAAGTTTTCTTGGGGTTAGATCAATACTCGTTTCGCCGATTTTCGTTGGTGATAAATGGTGGGGATTTATAAGCTTGAACGATTGCCAAAACGAGAGAGAATGGGAAGGAGCGGAAGTAGATGCAATAAAAACATTCACAGACATACTCGGACTTGCAATTCAAAGAAGCGAAAATGAAAAAGCACTTCGTGAATCCGAACAAAGATACAGGAAACTCTTTGAGGACTCAAAAGATCCAATTTATATAAGTACCCCCGAAGGAAAGCTTGTAGATGTAAATCCTGCTTTTGTTGAACTCTTCGGATATTCCTCAAAAGAAGAAATTCTAAAAGTTGACATAGCAACGGAACTTTATGAAAATCCCGAAGATAGAAAGAAAACTCTTGAAGCTGTAGAAAGCCAAGGTTTCATAAAAGATTATGAACTACATCTAAAGACAAAAGATGGTAGAAAGCTAATTGTTTACGATACTTCAATCCCAATATATGATGAAAAAGGAAATGTAATTGCTTATCAAGGTATATTGAGAGATGTGACAAAAGTTAAAGCACTTGAACAGCAACTTCTTCAATCACAAAAGATGGAGTCTCTTGGACGATTAACAGCCGGAGTTGCACATGATATCAACAACGCTTTGACGGTTATACTTGGAAACGCACAACTTGCCCGACGACTTTTAACGCAAGATATAGAAAAAGCAAAAGAAAAACTTAATGAAATTGAACAAACAATAAGGAAAACTGGCGAATTCACAAGAAAACTTCTCATTTTCAGCCGTGAGCAACCCGCTGTTATGAAAATAATTGATTTAAATAGCTTAATAAACGATTTCACTAAAGTGATGTTAAAAGCTCTTCGTGAAAATGTAAAGATCGAGCTAATACTTGCACCAAAACTTCCTAACATAAAAGCAGATCCCACTCTGATCAATCAAGTTCTTTTAAATTTAATAATTAATGCACAGGAAGCAATTCTGGGGGCAGGAAAAATAATAATTGAAACCTACACAAGATATATAGATCAAGAACACTCCGATTTTCATCTTGAGGCAAAACCAGGCGATTATGTTGTTCTTTCTGTCACAGATGACGGAGTTGGTATAGAGAAGGATATATTACCTAAAATTTTTGAACCATTTTTCACAACCAAGCCACACGGCACGGGGCTCGGTCTTTCAATAGTTTATGGCATCGTAAAACAACATGGTGGATTCGTAAATGTTTACAGTGAAGTCGGACAAGGAACGACATTCAAGGTGTATCTCCCAGCAGTTTATGAAGAAGAAAAAGAAGTTGAAAAAGAAGAGCAAAAGATTGAAATCAAAGGTGGTACTGAAACGATACTTGTTGCTGAAGACGAAGAAAGATTGAGAATAACAATAACAGATATACTTCAAAATCTCGGCTATAAAGTTTATTCGGCAAGCAACGGTCTTGAAGCGGTTGAGATATTTAAAGAGAAATCAAATGAAATTGAACTTGTCATCCTTGACATAGTTATGCCAATTTTGAACGGTTATGATGCAATGAGGGAAATGGTTAAGATAAAATCAAACATAAAGGTGATATTCACAACTGGATATAGCATAAACGGCTTAAACTTAAGCCTTGAGGGTTTTGACATCATCCAGAAACCATATTCTTACGAAATTATAGCTTTAAAAGTAAGAGAAGTCCTTGATAGAAAATAA
- a CDS encoding class A beta-lactamase-related serine hydrolase: MNRIFTFLLAFIFVSCTSSRLTITTDELVSKINQTAKKYGVGRLGVSAKNFITGETIQINADSLFPTASVIKVPVLVELFYKFEEGKLKKDTLVLLTDSLKYGGSGVLQYFYNEAKLKLIDAAVLMIILSDNTATNLVLDSFADEHDAKLDAVNNRMRELGLNNTKILNKLMSFKTKKRTPEAIRFGVGYTTPNDMIKLLELLANGKVINPEVSAEIINIMKNTQDDEMMKRYLPENVVVAHKTGAIDKMRADIGLVYAKCVTYAVAIFCDELSEVSYAVDSKGHLAIAEISRIIFDYFTKGNCK; this comes from the coding sequence ATGAATAGAATTTTTACATTTCTACTTGCCTTTATCTTCGTATCTTGCACCTCCTCACGGTTAACCATCACGACTGACGAATTGGTTTCAAAAATCAATCAAACAGCGAAGAAATATGGCGTAGGGCGACTTGGAGTTTCTGCAAAAAATTTTATAACTGGCGAAACAATACAAATCAATGCAGATTCACTTTTCCCCACAGCGAGCGTAATAAAAGTTCCGGTGCTTGTTGAACTTTTTTACAAGTTTGAGGAAGGAAAACTTAAAAAAGATACTCTCGTCTTACTTACAGATTCTCTCAAATATGGTGGTTCCGGTGTTCTTCAATATTTTTACAATGAAGCAAAACTTAAATTAATTGATGCTGCCGTCCTGATGATCATTTTAAGCGACAATACTGCAACGAATCTTGTGCTTGACAGCTTTGCCGATGAACACGATGCAAAACTTGACGCAGTAAATAATAGAATGAGAGAACTTGGACTCAACAATACAAAAATTTTAAACAAGCTGATGTCCTTCAAAACAAAAAAGAGAACCCCGGAAGCAATCAGGTTCGGCGTGGGTTATACGACACCAAACGATATGATTAAACTTTTAGAACTTCTCGCTAATGGAAAAGTTATAAATCCGGAAGTTTCAGCAGAAATAATTAACATTATGAAAAACACTCAGGACGACGAGATGATGAAAAGATACCTGCCCGAAAATGTTGTGGTTGCACATAAAACTGGCGCAATTGACAAGATGAGAGCTGATATCGGTCTTGTGTATGCAAAATGTGTAACCTATGCGGTTGCTATTTTCTGTGATGAGCTTTCTGAGGTCTCGTATGCTGTTGATAGCAAAGGTCACCTCGCTATCGCGGAAATTTCAAGAATTATTTTTGACTACTTTACAAAAGGGAATTGCAAATGA
- a CDS encoding peroxiredoxin, translating to MRSLVYTFAISIFILINAYSQSLKVGDKAPDFKLPYATKDTIVFSGISLSELIGKRNIVLAFYPADWSGGCTTEMCTFRDNFVELSKLDAEILGISGDYVFSHHEWAKHLNLQFKLLSDHKHEVARLYDSYDENSGYNKRTIFVIDKKGRIAYINWRYNVRDPKHFEELRKVLANLP from the coding sequence ATGCGCAGTCTTGTTTATACCTTTGCGATCTCAATTTTTATTTTGATAAATGCCTATTCTCAATCTCTGAAGGTTGGGGATAAAGCCCCAGATTTTAAACTGCCTTATGCGACAAAAGATACGATCGTTTTCAGTGGGATCAGCTTATCAGAATTGATAGGTAAGCGAAATATCGTTTTGGCATTTTATCCAGCAGATTGGAGCGGTGGATGCACAACCGAGATGTGCACATTTAGAGATAACTTCGTTGAACTTTCAAAACTTGATGCGGAAATTTTAGGGATAAGCGGTGATTATGTGTTTTCTCATCATGAGTGGGCAAAGCATTTGAACTTGCAGTTTAAGCTTTTAAGTGATCATAAGCATGAAGTCGCAAGGCTTTATGATTCTTACGATGAAAATTCAGGTTACAACAAGCGAACGATTTTCGTTATTGACAAAAAGGGTAGAATAGCGTACATAAATTGGCGGTATAATGTGAGGGATCCAAAACATTTTGAAGAATTGCGTAAAGTGCTCGCAAACCTGCCTTAA
- a CDS encoding methylmalonyl-CoA mutase family protein encodes MNNTDKIREAKNKWLEKAENSELKRTGIKFTTLSDMEVKMLYTPDDLEGFDYMEKLGFPGEYPYTRGIHYNMYRGRLWTMRQFAGFGTPEDTNQRFKFLLKHGQTGLSVAFDLPTLMGIDADDPMSEGEVGVCGVSVSSLADMEIVFKDIPLDQVSTSMTINAPAAMIWGMYLVVAEKQGVKFNQLRGTIQNDILKEYIAQKEWIYPPEPSIRLIVDTIKFAKDYVPQWNPISISGYHIREAGATAVQELAFTLADGMAYVEACINAGMDVDEFAPRLSFFFNSHLDFFEEIAKFRAARRIWARYMREKYGAKNPRSWMLRFHTQTAGCSLTAQQPENNIVRTAFEALAAVLGGTQSLHTNSMDETYALPTEKAAKIALRTQQIIAYEIGVTNVIDPLGGSYYIESLTDKIEEEAEKYFRKIEAYSSSGSMLEGVIKAIEDGFFQREIAQSAYRYQQELDKKERIIVGVNEFIDDEPVEIPLLKIPPEVAEIQKKRLAEIKASRNQREVEKALAELKKAAEENQPLMPKILDCVRAYCTLGEMTSTLKEVWGVYQEPLVF; translated from the coding sequence ATGAACAACACGGACAAAATCCGTGAAGCGAAAAATAAATGGCTTGAAAAAGCAGAGAATTCTGAATTGAAAAGAACCGGGATAAAGTTTACAACTTTGAGCGATATGGAAGTTAAAATGCTTTATACTCCTGATGATCTTGAAGGATTTGACTATATGGAGAAGCTTGGTTTCCCTGGTGAGTATCCCTATACTCGTGGGATCCATTACAACATGTATCGTGGGAGATTGTGGACGATGAGACAATTTGCGGGATTCGGGACGCCCGAAGATACAAATCAAAGATTTAAATTTTTGTTAAAGCATGGTCAAACTGGTTTAAGCGTTGCTTTTGATCTTCCAACTCTTATGGGAATAGATGCGGATGATCCAATGTCCGAAGGTGAGGTTGGTGTTTGTGGTGTATCTGTTAGTTCGCTTGCCGATATGGAGATCGTTTTCAAAGATATTCCGCTTGATCAAGTTTCTACTTCAATGACTATAAACGCTCCAGCTGCGATGATATGGGGAATGTATCTTGTTGTTGCTGAAAAGCAAGGTGTTAAGTTTAATCAACTTCGTGGAACAATTCAAAACGACATTCTCAAGGAATATATCGCACAAAAAGAATGGATATATCCTCCAGAGCCATCAATTAGATTAATCGTTGATACTATAAAATTTGCCAAAGATTATGTCCCGCAGTGGAATCCAATTTCAATAAGTGGTTATCATATTCGCGAGGCTGGGGCAACAGCTGTTCAGGAGCTCGCTTTCACACTTGCAGATGGCATGGCCTATGTAGAGGCGTGTATAAACGCAGGAATGGATGTTGATGAGTTTGCACCGCGATTGTCGTTTTTCTTTAATTCACATCTTGATTTCTTTGAGGAGATTGCTAAATTCAGGGCAGCTCGTAGGATCTGGGCAAGATATATGCGTGAAAAATATGGGGCGAAAAATCCAAGATCGTGGATGTTGAGATTTCATACTCAAACAGCGGGTTGTTCTTTGACCGCTCAACAACCTGAAAACAACATCGTAAGAACCGCATTTGAAGCTCTCGCTGCCGTCCTTGGTGGAACACAAAGCTTACATACAAATTCAATGGATGAAACATATGCTCTGCCGACGGAAAAAGCAGCGAAAATTGCTCTGAGGACACAACAAATAATCGCTTACGAAATCGGCGTTACAAATGTGATTGATCCATTGGGCGGAAGTTATTACATTGAGTCATTGACAGATAAAATTGAAGAAGAAGCTGAAAAGTATTTCAGAAAAATTGAAGCATATTCTTCAAGTGGTTCAATGCTTGAAGGTGTGATAAAGGCAATTGAAGATGGTTTCTTCCAGCGTGAAATTGCACAATCAGCTTATAGATATCAACAAGAACTTGATAAGAAAGAGCGAATAATCGTTGGAGTAAATGAATTTATAGATGACGAACCAGTTGAAATTCCACTTTTGAAAATTCCGCCAGAGGTCGCAGAAATACAGAAGAAGCGATTGGCTGAGATCAAAGCAAGTAGAAATCAAAGGGAAGTTGAAAAAGCTCTCGCTGAACTTAAAAAAGCAGCAGAGGAAAATCAACCACTTATGCCTAAAATTCTTGATTGCGTAAGAGCTTATTGCACGCTTGGAGAGATGACATCAACTTTGAAAGAGGTTTGGGGAGTTTACCAAGAGCCACTTGTATTTTGA
- a CDS encoding decaprenyl-phosphate phosphoribosyltransferase — MGLFFDYIKLARPKQWIKNFFVFAPLIFSHHLLNFEKVKISIFAFLAFSFIASSVYVINDIVDRESDKLHPVKKNRPIASGRVGILQGFLFSIFLFFVGLALLFELPFKAGFLIILYFVMMLLYSLKLKQVVLVDVFVIAIGFMLRVLVGAYAIEVVVSKWLFITTLFLSLFLAISKRRMEIYFSIQNPNSGLSEQRKVLDEYNIKFADQMLVITAGGAVISYALYTISERTVLLFGTEALIYTTIFVLYGIFRYMYLIYQKKSGENPTDVILGDWGIIANIFLWFIVCVVIIYRKQIFKFIGLTF; from the coding sequence ATGGGCTTGTTTTTTGATTACATTAAACTTGCGAGACCGAAACAGTGGATAAAAAACTTTTTCGTTTTTGCTCCGCTCATTTTTTCACATCATCTGTTGAATTTTGAGAAGGTTAAAATTTCAATCTTTGCTTTTTTAGCTTTCTCTTTCATTGCGTCTTCTGTTTATGTTATAAATGACATTGTTGATCGCGAGTCGGACAAACTACATCCAGTTAAAAAGAATAGGCCTATTGCATCCGGGCGAGTTGGAATTTTGCAGGGATTCTTATTTTCAATTTTTCTTTTCTTTGTAGGTCTTGCTCTTCTTTTTGAACTTCCTTTTAAAGCTGGGTTTTTGATCATTTTGTATTTCGTGATGATGCTTCTTTACTCATTAAAGCTTAAGCAAGTTGTCCTCGTTGATGTTTTTGTTATAGCGATTGGATTTATGTTGAGAGTTCTCGTTGGGGCTTATGCAATTGAGGTTGTAGTTTCAAAGTGGCTTTTCATAACTACGCTTTTTCTTTCCCTTTTTCTTGCGATTTCAAAAAGGAGAATGGAAATTTATTTTTCAATTCAAAATCCAAATTCTGGCTTGAGCGAGCAAAGGAAAGTTCTTGATGAATATAACATCAAGTTTGCTGATCAAATGCTTGTGATAACTGCAGGTGGTGCTGTTATTTCTTATGCACTTTACACAATTTCGGAAAGAACGGTTTTGCTCTTCGGAACAGAAGCTTTGATATATACGACTATTTTCGTCCTTTATGGAATTTTCCGATATATGTATCTTATCTACCAGAAGAAAAGCGGTGAAAATCCCACAGATGTGATTCTCGGTGATTGGGGAATAATTGCAAATATTTTCCTTTGGTTTATCGTTTGTGTCGTTATAATTTATCGCAAGCAAATTTTTAAATTCATCGGGCTAACATTTTAA
- a CDS encoding DUF1446 domain-containing protein — translation MKEKIRIASGQGFWGDWLEAPIHQVTKGPIDYLVMDYLAEVTMSILQKQKKKDPNLGYARDLVNLVERILPIIIEKNIKIVTNGGGVNPIACRDAIFKVAQKLGIKGLKIGVVIGDDILDKIDEFIKMGIDFKNIDTGEPIEKIRDRITSANVYFGAFPVAEALRQGAQIVVTGRVTDTGITLAPMIYEFGWSETDYDKLAAGIVAGHILECGAQATGGNFSYDWRSVPDMAHIGFPIAEAYPNGEIIITKHENTGGLVTIQTVTEQLVYEIGDPTNYITPEVIADFTTIKLEQVGKDRVRVYDVKGKPPTQFYKVSMSYFDGYMAVGTLTYSWPDALEKAKKADEIIRTRLRDLGLEFDEIHTEFLGYNSCHGPLAHKIDEPNEVVLRIAVRGKSFEAVDRFGREVPALILTGPPGVTGFGGGRPHPSEVIAYWPTLIPKELVKPEVIVEEI, via the coding sequence ATGAAGGAAAAAATAAGAATTGCTTCAGGTCAAGGTTTTTGGGGCGATTGGCTTGAAGCTCCAATTCATCAAGTCACAAAGGGACCAATTGATTATCTTGTAATGGATTACCTTGCGGAGGTTACAATGTCAATTTTACAAAAACAAAAGAAAAAGGATCCGAATCTCGGTTATGCCCGAGATCTTGTAAATTTAGTAGAAAGAATTTTGCCGATAATAATTGAGAAAAATATCAAAATTGTAACAAACGGCGGTGGTGTTAATCCGATCGCATGTAGGGATGCGATTTTCAAAGTCGCACAAAAGCTCGGGATAAAGGGCTTAAAAATAGGTGTTGTCATTGGAGATGATATACTTGATAAAATTGACGAATTCATAAAAATGGGCATTGATTTTAAAAACATAGACACAGGTGAGCCAATTGAGAAGATCCGCGACAGGATAACAAGTGCAAATGTCTATTTTGGCGCTTTTCCAGTTGCAGAAGCATTAAGACAAGGAGCACAGATCGTTGTAACAGGTAGAGTTACGGACACAGGGATTACACTTGCACCGATGATTTATGAATTTGGATGGAGCGAAACTGATTATGACAAGCTTGCTGCTGGAATTGTTGCAGGGCATATTCTTGAATGTGGTGCTCAAGCAACTGGGGGAAATTTCTCTTATGATTGGCGTTCCGTCCCAGATATGGCTCATATCGGTTTTCCTATAGCTGAAGCTTATCCAAACGGCGAAATTATCATAACAAAGCATGAAAACACGGGTGGACTTGTAACTATTCAAACGGTGACAGAGCAACTTGTATATGAAATAGGAGATCCAACAAATTACATAACTCCGGAAGTGATTGCAGATTTTACGACAATAAAACTTGAACAAGTTGGAAAGGATAGGGTCAGAGTTTATGATGTTAAAGGCAAACCACCAACGCAGTTTTATAAAGTTTCAATGTCTTATTTTGATGGATATATGGCTGTGGGAACTTTAACATATTCTTGGCCAGATGCGCTTGAAAAAGCAAAGAAGGCAGATGAAATAATAAGGACAAGATTGAGGGATCTTGGGCTTGAATTTGACGAAATACATACTGAATTTTTAGGATATAACTCATGTCATGGTCCCCTTGCTCATAAAATTGATGAACCAAACGAAGTTGTTTTAAGGATTGCGGTACGCGGTAAAAGTTTTGAAGCGGTTGATAGATTTGGCCGTGAAGTTCCTGCCTTAATTTTAACTGGTCCCCCGGGTGTGACTGGATTCGGTGGGGGTCGTCCACATCCGAGCGAGGTTATAGCATATTGGCCAACTTTAATTCCCAAGGAGCTCGTAAAACCAGAAGTGATAGTTGAAGAAATTTGA
- the bshC gene encoding bacillithiol biosynthesis cysteine-adding enzyme BshC yields the protein MRSISFRHLFPNYGGVTNLFIDYVYNFKKVQKFYNHDFTDLNGLNLLFELVLKNYRNRKSVFEILKRQNLSYENHQAQDKLELFSKDNTLAVVTGQQVGFLSGPLYTIYKIITTIKLADFLSDKFPDFNFVPIFYLESEDHDFFEANHAKIFNTNNQLVRIEFEPEDTKKENYGPVGEIKFNERLDIALKRLEDELQDTEFKSDVMKFVRSTYKNGFNFAESFVRFVAGLLKDRGLIFLNPNDAEIKKLLAPIFEAEIDEYPKLSNLIIDVSAELEKRYHAQIKPRPVNLFLFYRGGRYPIEPADEEGMFRLKGVRFKFSKGELKHILDVNPQALSPNVVLRPICQDTLLPTVFYVAGPSEIAYFAQLKPAYAYFGIPMPVIFPRVSATIIEPKVSRIIEKYNIDLREVFTDFASVAKKILIASSEFDIEGFFSKARSKIQTVIGEIRDFVSNIDSSLAGAVDNSAEKILYHINNIYEKTLIANQKRNEIIARQIEKLKVNLLPEDELQERVLNITYFLNKYSFELMDRLFDEFELFDFNHQLIFV from the coding sequence ATGCGCTCAATAAGTTTCCGCCACCTTTTTCCAAATTACGGCGGTGTAACCAATCTTTTCATTGACTATGTTTACAACTTCAAGAAAGTTCAAAAGTTTTACAATCACGATTTCACCGACCTTAATGGTTTGAATCTATTATTTGAGTTGGTTTTAAAGAATTACCGAAATCGCAAATCTGTTTTTGAAATTTTAAAAAGACAAAATCTATCTTACGAAAATCATCAGGCGCAGGATAAACTTGAGCTTTTCTCCAAAGATAACACGCTTGCGGTAGTTACAGGTCAACAAGTTGGCTTCTTATCCGGTCCGCTTTATACGATCTATAAAATCATAACGACGATAAAACTTGCCGATTTTTTATCTGACAAATTTCCAGATTTTAATTTTGTCCCGATTTTTTATCTTGAAAGCGAGGATCACGATTTTTTTGAAGCAAACCATGCAAAAATTTTTAACACAAATAACCAACTTGTTAGAATTGAGTTTGAGCCAGAGGATACAAAAAAAGAAAATTATGGTCCTGTTGGTGAAATTAAATTTAACGAGAGACTTGATATCGCTTTGAAAAGGCTTGAGGATGAACTTCAAGATACCGAATTTAAAAGCGATGTAATGAAATTTGTTCGTTCTACATATAAAAATGGTTTTAATTTTGCTGAGTCATTTGTGAGGTTTGTTGCTGGGCTTTTAAAGGATCGCGGGTTGATTTTTTTAAATCCAAACGACGCAGAGATTAAAAAACTTCTCGCACCAATTTTTGAAGCTGAAATTGATGAATATCCCAAACTTTCAAATTTGATTATTGATGTAAGCGCAGAACTTGAAAAAAGATATCACGCTCAGATAAAACCTCGCCCAGTGAACCTATTCTTGTTTTATAGAGGTGGTAGATATCCGATTGAACCGGCAGATGAAGAAGGAATGTTTAGGTTAAAAGGAGTTAGATTTAAATTTAGCAAAGGCGAGTTGAAACATATACTTGATGTAAATCCACAGGCGTTGAGCCCTAATGTCGTATTAAGGCCTATATGTCAAGACACACTTCTACCGACGGTTTTTTATGTTGCTGGTCCATCTGAAATTGCGTATTTTGCACAGCTTAAACCTGCTTATGCTTATTTTGGGATTCCAATGCCTGTTATTTTTCCAAGGGTCAGTGCAACTATAATTGAGCCGAAGGTAAGTAGAATTATTGAAAAATATAACATTGATTTAAGGGAAGTTTTCACTGATTTTGCAAGTGTTGCAAAAAAAATCTTGATAGCGAGTTCTGAATTTGATATTGAGGGATTTTTCAGCAAGGCGCGCTCAAAGATTCAAACAGTTATCGGTGAGATAAGAGATTTCGTTTCAAATATAGATTCATCACTTGCAGGAGCGGTTGATAACTCCGCAGAAAAAATTTTGTATCACATAAACAACATTTATGAAAAAACCTTGATCGCAAATCAAAAGCGCAATGAGATTATCGCAAGGCAAATTGAAAAGTTAAAAGTTAATCTTCTTCCGGAGGACGAATTGCAGGAAAGGGTTTTAAATATAACTTATTTCCTCAACAAGTATAGTTTTGAGTTGATGGACAGATTATTTGACGAGTTTGAGCTATTTGATTTCAATCATCAGTTGATCTTCGTGTGA